From Solwaraspora sp. WMMD1047, the proteins below share one genomic window:
- a CDS encoding NADH-quinone oxidoreductase subunit D, producing the protein MTTEAGALRELTVGTGAGLDTADMVLNIGPQHPSTHGVLRLKLVLDGERVVSCEPIVGYMHRGAEKLFEVRDYRQILVLANRHDWLSAFSNELGVALAVERLMGIEVPERAVWLRTALAELNRVLNHLMFLGSYPLEIGAITPMFYAFRERETLQTVMEEVSGGRMHYMFNRVGGLKEEVPAGWTRRAREAIGEVRRRLPDLDNLIRRNEIFLARTVGVGVLPAADAAAFGASGPVARASGLDFDLRRDDPYLAYGSLTVPVVTRRTGDCHARFEVLLDQVHVSLDLAEQCLLEVDRISGPVNVRLPKVVKAPEGHTYAWTENPLGINGYYLVSRGEKTPWRMKLRTASYANVQALATLLPGCLVPDLIAILGSMFFVVGDIDK; encoded by the coding sequence ATGACCACCGAGGCGGGCGCGTTGCGGGAGTTGACCGTCGGCACCGGAGCGGGCCTGGACACCGCCGACATGGTGCTCAACATCGGACCGCAACATCCGTCCACGCACGGCGTACTCCGGCTCAAGCTGGTGCTCGACGGCGAGCGGGTGGTCTCCTGCGAGCCGATCGTGGGCTACATGCACCGGGGTGCGGAGAAGCTCTTCGAGGTCCGCGACTACCGGCAGATCCTGGTGCTGGCCAACCGGCACGACTGGCTCTCCGCGTTCTCCAACGAACTCGGGGTCGCGCTGGCGGTGGAACGGCTGATGGGCATCGAGGTACCGGAACGGGCGGTCTGGCTGCGGACCGCACTGGCCGAGCTGAACCGGGTCCTCAACCACCTGATGTTCCTCGGCTCCTACCCGCTGGAGATCGGGGCGATCACCCCGATGTTCTACGCCTTCCGCGAGCGGGAAACGCTGCAGACGGTGATGGAGGAGGTCTCCGGCGGCCGGATGCACTACATGTTCAACCGGGTCGGCGGCCTCAAGGAGGAGGTCCCCGCCGGCTGGACCCGCCGGGCCCGGGAGGCGATCGGCGAGGTCCGGCGGCGGCTACCGGACCTGGACAACCTGATCCGCCGCAACGAGATCTTCCTGGCCAGGACGGTCGGGGTGGGCGTGCTGCCGGCCGCCGACGCCGCCGCGTTCGGCGCCTCCGGACCGGTCGCCCGGGCCTCCGGGCTCGACTTCGACCTGCGCCGCGACGACCCCTACCTGGCGTACGGATCGCTCACCGTGCCGGTGGTGACCCGGCGCACCGGCGACTGCCACGCCCGGTTCGAGGTCCTGCTGGACCAGGTCCACGTCTCGCTCGACCTGGCCGAGCAGTGCCTGCTCGAGGTGGACCGGATCAGCGGGCCGGTGAACGTCCGGCTGCCCAAGGTCGTGAAGGCCCCGGAGGGGCACACCTACGCCTGGACCGAGAACCCGCTCGGCATCAACGGCTACTACCTGGTCTCCCGGGGCGAGAAGACACCCTGGCGGATGAAGCTGCGAACCGCGTCGTACGCGAACGTGCAGGCGCTTGCCACCCTGTTGCCGGGCTGCCTGGTGCCGGACCTGATCGCCATTCTCGGCTCGATGTTCTTCGTGGTCGGCGACATCGACAAGTAG